In one window of Dromaius novaehollandiae isolate bDroNov1 chromosome W, bDroNov1.hap1, whole genome shotgun sequence DNA:
- the LOC112983591 gene encoding oncostatin-M-specific receptor subunit beta-like: MMNHFVFLAVLFLLRTAYSHQESLLFPVMYLNVSKDLPLQRLLVEWDVGKSAHDAELSMSFEIQVSRTEENTIVWTEFHNVTLDKSRKPLHWKWDSDLPLECMSHSVRIRSKAEASKIWSQWSLWETVLGLDTSNNSGPQIFPDEKVVEEGFDITLCCIGRKGQIIKEFFSLPAVHNFNRTDTQIGLLTVKNVAHQEGHHITVYCRESCKEDECYSRAVFFVGKPPDIPNDFSCQTQDMKTIICTWSRGGDTYLYGRHSTKYTLFEEFSQSLVPCTVSCSEQCSCSWDINQQRVYNITLTAENPLGKKTATDVFDATHRIYPFAPFQLWEECTDTEIALYWKHRNKGIELFCQTEVLHPDGKAELHNSSGTELQYSSIALGGLQPYTEYTVRVRCGAAKHFWRWSEWSEARTIRTEEATPSGKLDIWREITPVLGGRNVTLFWKLPPSFRANGRSISYEITWETVEEESKPERISISSVYNSTRISIDNHPYKISVVAKNNVNYSLPSVMIIPGATGTEKELGVSNLKEDQVNGTDDGIFISWEPRNTYDSYIIDWCNFPELQPCDLQWKRFGPHTSSALISSASFVPGVRYNFHIYGSVANTVFLLEKKTGYLKELPLPFDPSVEIVHLTFHAVTLSWDSYHTNASQPSFVGGYHVYVSPVQEDCNLKESKKHVLPDGSVLCKYTIENPEEKRYTVKHLMPNTKYKLVVKAYTGGGETPIVNFIYIETPFNSNMLYLLVLLVIVPLVVAALCQWKMKWVKECCCPVIPSPNRSKVLSFKDLTIGSEKVLKINDCMPDALAVDNKPEAQKLHLWRQMSSTPTEEKIDVHNSSWTYPNQNEERDFTSTPKPMTHTWFENFAYSSHIAVETDPYQNPEMLETSKPQLSAALYQPQYYFDILNEGTGSSPRETAGRKTSLRYVSQTDVHCSWRRL; this comes from the exons aATCCCTTCTGTTTCCAGTAATGTACCTTAACGTTTCCAAAGATTTGCCTCTTCAGCGTCTGCTGGTGGAATGGGATGTTGGCAAGTCAGCGCATGATGCTGAGCTGTCAATGTCTTTTGAAATACAAGTCAGTCgaacagaagaaaatactatTGTGTGGACA GAGTTTCATAACGTCACACTTGACAAATCAAGAAAGCCTCTTCATTGGAAGTGGGATTCAGACTTACCTTTGGAGTGTATGTCACACTCGGTGAGGATCAGGAGTAAAGCAGAAGCATCAAAAATCTGGAGTCAGTGGAGTCTATGGGAGACCGTCCTGG GTTTGGACACTTCAAATAACAGTGGACCACAAATCTTTCCAGATGAAAAAGTTGTAGAGGAAGGCTTTGACATCACTCTTTGCTGCATTGGAAGGAAAGGTCAAATCATTAAGGAATTCTTTTCATTGCCAGCTGTTCATAATTTCAATCGCACAGACACTCAAATAGGACTGCTCACTGTGAAAAATGTGGCACATCAAGAAGGGCATCACATCACAGTGTACTGTCGAGAGTCTTGCAAAGAAGACGAATGCTACAGTCGTGCAGTTTTCTTTGTGGGTA AACCACCTGATATACCTAACGATTTTTCCTGCCAAACTCAAGACATGAAAACGATAATATGTACTTGGAGCCGAGGAGGAGACACCTATCTCTATGGACGTCATTCAACAAAATACACTTTGTTTGAAGA GTTTTCCCAAAGCTTGGTTCCGTGCACAGTAAGTTGTTCTGAGCAGTGCTCTTGTTCTTGGGATATAAACCAACAGAGGGTCTATAATATCACACTGACTGCTGAAAACCCCCTGGGAAAGAAAACTGCCACAGATGTTTTTGATGCAACTCACAGAA TTTATCCCTTTGCGCCTTTCCAGCTGTGGGAAGAATGTACGGATACAGAAATCGCATTGTATTGGAAACATCGAAACAAAGGAATTGAACTCTTTTGTCAGACAGAGGTGCTCCACCCTGATGGGAAAGCAGAACTG CACAATAGTTCAGGCACAGAACTCCAATATTCCAGCATCGCCCTGGGTGGACTGCAGCCATACACCGAATATACAGTTAGAGTACGCTGTGGGGCAGCTAAGCACTTCTGGAGGTGGAGCGAATGGAGCGAAGCCCGAACCATCAGAACAGAGGAAGCAA CTCCGTCAGGGAAACTGGACATCTGGAGAGAAATTACACCAGTTTTGGGTGGGCGGAATGTGACCTTATTCTGGAAG CTACCACCAAGTTTTCGAGCAAATGGAAGAAGTATTTCATATGAAATAACCTGGGAAACAGTAGAAGAAGAGTCTAAGCCTGAACGCATCTCCATTTCATCAGTCTATAATAGCACAAGGATTTCCATTGATAATCATCCTTACAAAATCAGTGTTGTGGCAAAGAACAATGTTAATTATTCACTTCCTTCAGTAATGATCATCCCTGGAGCTACAG GCACTGAAAAAGAACTCGGCGTTTCAAATCTTAAAGAAGACCAGGTTAATGGTACAGATGATGGCATTTTTATTTCCTGGGAACCCAGAAATACGTATGACAGTTACATTATCGATTGGTGTAACTTTCCAGAGTTGCAGCCCTGTGATCTTCAGTGGAAGAGATTTGGGCCCCACACTTCCAGTGCACTGATCAGCTCAg CTTCGTTTGTGCCGGGGGTGAGATACAACTTCCACATCTATGGATCTGTTGCTAATACAGTCTTCTTATTGGAGAAGAAGACTGGTTATCTCAAGGAACTCC cccttccaTTTGACCCGTCTGTGGAAATAGTTCATCTGACTTTCCATGCAGTAACACTGTCTTGGGATTCTTATCACACAAATGCATCACAGCCTAGCTTTGTAGGAGGTTACCATGTCTATGTGTCTCCTGTGCAAGAGGACTGCAATTTGAAGGAATCCAAAAAGCATGTTCTTCCAG ATGGTTCAGTGCTATGTAAATACACAATTGAAAACCCAGAAGAGAAGAGGTACACTGTGAAACACCTAATgccaaatacaaaatacaaactaGTGGTTAAAGCATATACAGGTGGAGGAGAGACTCCTATTGTCAACTTTATTTACATAGAAACGCCATTTAATT CAAACATGCTGTACCTTCTAGTCCTGCTTGTGATAGTTCCTTTGGTAGTAGCAGCTCTATGCCAATGGAAGATGAAGTG GGTGAAGGAGTGCTGCTGTCCTGTAATACCTAGTCCTAACAGGAGCAAAGTGCTTTCATTTAAAGATCTTACG ATTGGTTCTGAGAAAGTATTGAAAATAAATGACTGCATGCCTGATGCTCTAGCAGTGGATAATAAGCCTGAAGCCCAGAAATTACATCTGTGGAGACAAATGTCTTCTACTCCAACAGAAGAAAAGATTGATGTTCACAATTCTTCCTGGACTTACCCTAATCAAAATGAAGAACGAGACTTTACATCCACACCAAAACCTATGACTCATACTTGGTTTGAAAACTTTGCATATTCATCTCACATTGCAGTTGAAACTGACCCCTATCAAAACCCAGAGATGCTGGAAACCAGCAAGCCACAGCTGTCAGCAGCATTGTACCAGCCACAGTATTACTTTGATATTTTGAATGAAGGTACTGGCTCATCACCCAGAGAAACAGCTGGCAGAAAGACCAGTCTGAGATATGTTTCACAAACAGATGTGCACTGTTCATGGAGGAGGCTTTGA